A region from the Drosophila bipectinata strain 14024-0381.07 chromosome 3R, DbipHiC1v2, whole genome shotgun sequence genome encodes:
- the l(3)05822 gene encoding uncharacterized protein l(3)05822, whose translation MTIPSRPAPAPPGSRGQSAAAGANASLEQLRLQLQQQHLQQQQAGGGLQKLTIKLPPPPKGPLQSQNSIHRRSNNINNNNEQTGSSITRKFPQARYTPATNWDDDPFVSNGNDRFKKMAPPRPPPPKVLVNGQKMAATSTSTAATNGGGINLISNIFHRKKSTSTAVAAASKAAAQNRVYGLSSGHSEATATVSACGTSAASYNDGDWNAAWNTATTVSTTTTSTNNSKSHYASQQMSTVTEGALISFDSPPSSPTFTQKSNSDCVSVDSFSSDSNFSSPNNGSVSQPESGFEDDYHRSRPSTQSPLDPWEAVDTFGHVGPGVDSFGTAPVRQTYQSVQSRSSDNPLCNGKSLLPPTQSLTMPTIIKPKISAKPKAPKPPPFIGGIPPGYGGSDTPPSPPMPKGAPPPLPPGAISMLDVISGKVDATALSNGAQGYMQEEVVPYAVALYNFDGVEEGDLSFRENEKIYLLDQPAEEWLRGRLRSGCEGIFPANYVEVIVPLGSVGHQSSASSAIAGAAAPAAITSQPQQALMPTAYCLYNFPGEVEGDLALRENELVTLLYKINDEWLFGEVDGRQGQFPANFLDQVPENLPTL comes from the exons ATGACCATTCCGTCGAGACCAGCGCCTGCACCGCCGGGTTCACGTGGCCAGAGCGCCGCTGCGGGAGCCAACGCTAGTCTGGAACAACTGCGCCTCcagctgcagcaacagcacttgcagcagcaacaggcgGGCGGAGGCCTCCAGAAGCTGACCATCAAACTCCCGCCGCCTCCTAAGGGTCCCCTGCAGTCGCAGAATTCTATCCACAGGCggagcaacaacatcaacaacaacaacgagcAAACCGGATCGAGCATCACGCGGAAGTTCCCCCAGGCGCGCTACACGCCAGCCACCAACTGGGACGATGATCCTTTTGTTTCTAACGGGAATGATCGTTTCAAGAAGATGGCACCGCCACGACCGCCGCCACCGAAGGTTTTGGTAAATGGCCAGAAGATGGCCGCAACCTCCACCTCAACGGCAGCGACGAACGGAGGCGGTATCAATCTCATCTCGAACATCTTCCACCGCAAGAAGTCAACGTCAACGGCAGTGGCCGCTGCTTCCAAGGCCGCGGCGCAGAATCGTGTCTACGGTCTGAGCAGCGGTCATTCCGAAGCGACAGCTACGGTCAGTGCCTGTGGCACTTCCGCGGCAAGCTACAATGATGGGGACTGGAATGCCGCCTGGAACACGGCCACCACCGTCTCCACCACGACAACAAGCACCAACAACAGTAAGAGCCATTACGCTTCCCAGCAGATGAGCACGGTGACTGAAGGGGCGCTCATCAGCTTTGACTCGCCACCATCATCTCCCACCTTCACCCAAAAGTCAAACAGCGACTGCGTGAGCGTGGACAGCTTCAGCTCGGACAGCAACTTCAGTTCTCCCAACAATGGTAGCGTGTCACAACCGGAGAGTGGCTTTGAGGACGATTATCACCGATCGCGCCCGTCCACACAGAGTCCGCTAGATCCGTGGGAGGCGGTGGACACATTTGGTCATGTTGGCCCTGGTGTCGACAGCTTCGGCACAGCTCCTGTACGTCAGACATATCAATCGGTGCAGTCTCGCAGCTCGGACAATCCTCTCTGTAATGGCAAGAGCCTGCTGCCACCTACCCAATCGCTAACGATGCCCACTATCATCAAACCGAAAATATCGGCTAAGCCGAAGGCCCCAAAGCCACCACCGTTTATCGGAGGCATTCCACCGGGCTATGGGGGTTCTGATACACCGCCATCGCCTCCGATGCCCAAAGGAGCGCCGCCACCGCTTCCGCCGGGTGCTATATCGATGCTCGACGTTATATCAGGAAAGGTGGATGCTACAGCGTTGTCCAACGGCGCTCAGGGTTATATGCAGGAGGAAGTCGTGCCTTATGCCGTCGCTCTATACAACTTCGACGGCGTTGAGGAAGGGGATCTGAGCTTTAGG GAGAACGAAAAAATATATCTGCTGGACCAGCCGGCGGAGGAATGGTTGCGAGGTCGTTTGCGTTCAGGCTGCGAAGGCATCTTTCCGGCCAACTACGTGGAAGTTATAGTGCCATTGGGGTCAGTGGGTCATCAAAGTTCTGCAAGTTCAGCCATTGCGGGAGCTGCTGCACCCGCTGCTATCACCTCGCAGCCTCAACAGGCGCTTATGCCCACCGCCTATTGTTTGTACAACTTCCCCGGCGAGGTCGAAGGAGATCTAGCATTAAGG GAGAATGAATTGGTAACACTGCTTTACAAAATAAACGACGAATGGCTGTTCGGCGAGGTGGACGGACGTCAAGGGCAGTTTCCGGCCAACTTCCTGGACCAAGTGCCCGAGAACCTACCCACACTCTAA
- the LOC108130830 gene encoding stabilizer of axonemal microtubules 1 has protein sequence MSGDCNTHCPNPCDPCQGPTDFPPCPAGATCPPCDCGDYAGCCYQQPARTMPIMPKSNFMRSTAPLDTDTIYRRSYYANCGDNLRARPVMPCSQIRASTAPLEKCTIQKLSYMPPCPTKRTPPIVPMASGLRFEGPIYAMTSQKHDYVPKGIVKRDPIVPRVAICSSNAPMERCTIQKLSYMPIDVASNPPPKPMTQGSHYCKPTGPMERCTIQKLSYMPVCLPTKEPTPWADKIRCVPPRYSNVCTTYNLSYMPNCNEARTAPVRPLTTLRFCGSDSGAGSTVYKLSYMPVDASRTKPDPVLPRDTFCRPTGPLERCTIQKLSYQPNCSERTPPIRPMENGLRFDGPMYAMTTQKHDFVPKPPTRRAPIMPRTAFCRPSGAMERCTVNKLSYMPVDVTCFPRTEAVRPASGFCRNEGPMEKCTTYKLSYMPNCIPPKEPLPWANYTSYCRPSGPIEKCTIQKLSYGPPGAFQRCTGPCGNGGGDGFPKAGIC, from the exons ATGTCTGGCGATTGCAACACACACTGCCCCAACCCGTGCGATCCCTGCCAGGGTCCGACCGACTTTCCGCCATGCCCTGCTGGGGCTACCTGTCCGCCTTGCGATTGCGGTGACTATGCAGGATGCTGCTACCAGCAGCCGGCTCGCACCATGCCCATTATGCCCAAGTCGAACTTTATGCGGTCGACGGCTCCGCTGGACACGGACACCATCTACCGACGCTCCTACTACGCCAACTGTGGTGACAATCTTCGGGCTCGTCCTGTTATGCCATGCAGCCAGATTCGGGCCTCAACAGCACCGCTCGAGAAGTGCACCATACAGAAGCTGTCGTATATGCCGCCGTGCCCCACCAAGCGGACGCCGCCCATCGTCCCAATGGCTAGTGGATTGCGTTTCGAGGGACCCATCTATGCAATGACTTCACAGAAGCACGATTATGTACCAAAGGGCATTGTGAAGCGAGATCCCATTGTGCCACGGGTAGCCATTTGCTCCTCCAATGCGCCCATGGAACGCTGCACCATTCAGAAGTTGAGTTACATGCCGATCGATGTGGCCTCAAATCCACCGCCCAAGCCCATGACTCAGGGATCGCACTACTGCAAGCCAACCGGGCCAATGGAGCGATGCACCATCCAGAAGCTGTCATACATGCCGGTTTGCCTGCCGACCAAGGAGCCCACACCATGGGCGGACAAGATCCGCTGTGTGCCGCCACGCTACTCTAATGTCTGTACTACTTACAATTTGAGCTACATGCCCAATTGCAATGAGGCGCGTACTGCTCCAGTGCGCCCTCTGACTACCTTGCGCTTCTGTGGCAGCGATTCTGGAGCCGGAAGCACCGTCTACAAGTTAAGCTACATGCCAGTGGACGCCTCGCGCACCAAGCCAGATCCTGTGCTGCCCAGGGATACCTTCTGCCGCCCCACAGGACCGCTGGAGAGGTGCACAATTCAAAAG CTCTCCTATCAACCGAACTGCTCGGAACGCACTCCACCCATTCGCCCCATGGAGAATGGGCTGCGCTTTGATGGCCCGATGTACGCCATGACTACCCAAAAGCACGATTTTGTGCCCAAGCCGCCAACAAGACGTGCTCCGATAATGCCCCGCACCGCCTTCTGCCGGCCTAGTGGTGCCATGGAGCGCTGCACCGTAAACAAACTCTCGTATATGCCGGTGGACGTCACCTGTTTCCCCAGGACCGAGGCCGTTCGCCCCGCTTCCGGGTTCTGCCGCAACGAGGGACCTATGGAGAAATGCACTACATACAAACTAAGCTATATGCCAAACTGTATTCCACCCAAGGAACCGCTGCCCTGGGCCAACTACACATCCTATTGTCGGCCAAGCGGCCCTATTGAGAAGTGCACAATCCAGAAGCTGAGTTACGGACCTCCAGGTGCCTTTCAACGTTGCACCG gtccTTGTGGAAATGGCGGGGGCGATGGCTTCCCGAAAGCCGGCATTTGTTAA
- the LOC108130828 gene encoding WD repeat-containing protein 3, translating to MGLTKQYLAYRAIDSFNIISSGRANVNFAIVDKTEGRYVAAPAAENVIVWDLRMGDRKLTLRREKFEVTCLRASPDHLHVAVGYSDGMVQIFDLSSDRYYDPICALSLHKNAVSILRYDLQGMRLVSGGLDTELVVVDVVEQAGRARLSGHNAAITDAHFLQRLVEENIVVSCSKDTQVKFWNLETQFCFKTIVDNRTEVWALAFIGDLMVAGAGESGMNVYRLRKHDGTITETLESAVEGLSIEEEDTISPISVSNCGVIQRAGKGRTVNLVADPSERVLSCHGTNDLIENFYICTAEEVKKRLTKRLKKEKKEDGTEAKLSTEQSLSDEIKRLESIRTKQKIKSIDVVLGQNQELRVLVSLANNSLSLYSLEASIKTRKATEPSVKLLRSLTRLGHQSEVRSVCFSNDSLAIGSGAGESFKFWDRDAMQCLRTVPTDYILCSKFVPGDHYVLLGMKSGKLLIVDVASADIVEEIPAHESELWSIALLPDQKGCITGSGDSTLKIWTFELIDSDQNKVLSLLHKNTLKLEETVLCVGVSPDMKYLAVGLLDATVKIFFLDTFKFYLSLYGHKLPVLCLDISYDSNLIVTGSADRNVKVWGLNFGDCHRSIFAHDDSVMSLQFIPKTHMFFTCGKDGKVKQWDGDSFEKILTLPGHIGEAYCLSVSPNGRYLVTCGSDRTLRMYERTDETIVLKDVQEEEREQLENEQLATGDDNSVPLLPGLKLPSRKTVGSEQSAESILECLEISKQFELESEEKPDLHPLMQALQVKNPVDFLVSTLMRIRASDLEEALLLLPFSTVCELLERLPTLLTQRHDQLELLCRVTIFLFKVHMKPISAAKTMKPLLVQLLTLLKRDVTNLRDTLGWNLHGLALLQTEVEQRESVQLFRDATQARKKRDKKRREASKRRLQIQMV from the exons ATGGGTTTAACTAAGCAATATCTGGCCTATCGAGCTATAGATAGCTTTAACATAATTTCATCAGGCCGAGCTAATGTTAATTTTGCTATTGTAGATAAAACAGAAGGCCGTTATGTGGCCGCTCCAGCTGCAGAGAATGTGATTGTCTGGGACTTGCG GATGGGAGATCGCAAACTGACTCTTCGTCGAGAAAAATTTGAGGTGACCTGCCTACGGGCTTCTCCAGATCACTTACACGTTGCTGTGGGTTATTCAGATGGTATGGTACAAATATTCGATCTGAGCTCGGACAGGTACTACGATCCCATTTGCGCCCTGTCACTGCACAAGAACGCTGTCAGCATACTTCGCTATGATCTGCAGGGCATGCGCTTGGTCAGCGGTGGTCTGGACACCGAATTGGTCGTAGTAGACGTGGTTGAGCAGGCTGGCAGGGCTAGATTGAGTGGTCACAATGCTGCAATAACAGATGCGCACTTTCTGCAGCGACTTGTGGAGGAAAATATCGTCGTTAGTTGCTCAAAGGACACACAAGTCAAGTTCTGGAACCTGGAGACgcaattttgctttaaaacAATTGTTGACAACCGTACAGAGGTCTGGGCCTTGGCCTTTATTGGAGATCTGATGGTTGCTGGAGCTGGTGAGAGTGGAATGAACGTCTATCGGCTGAGGAAGCACGATGGAACTATTACTGAGACCTTGGAATCTGCGGTTGAAGGCTTGTCTATTGAAGAGGAAGACACTATAAGTCCCATCAGTGTAAGCAACTGCGGCGTGATCCAGCGGGCTGGAAAAGGGCGAACAGTAAATTTGGTGGCGGATCCCAGCGAGCGGGTGCTTAGTTGCCACGGCACTAACGACCTGATCGAAAACTTCTACATTTGCACGGCAGAGGAGGTGAAAAAACGCCTAACCAAGCGActtaagaaagaaaaaaaagaagatgGAACCGAAGCCAAACTCTCCACGGAGCAGTCCCTAAGCGACGAGATTAAGAGACTCGAGAGTATTCGCACCAAGCAAAAGATAAAATCTATTGATGTGGTGCTGGGACAAAACCAAGAACTGCGTGTTTTGGTAAGTCTGGCTAACAACAGTCTCTCTTTGTACTCCCTGGAAGCATCTATCAAGACCCGCAAAGCAACTGAACCTAGTGTAAAACTTTTGAGATCACTGACACGTTTGGGTCACCAGTCTGAGGTGAGATCGGTATGCTTCAGCAACGACTCGTTGGCCATAGGATCAGGTGCGGGAGAATCCTTCAAGTTCTGGGATCGTGATGCGATGCAGTGCCTGCGTACTGTGCCAACCGATTACATTTTGTGCTCGAAATTTGTTCCTGGGGACCATTATGTCTTGCTGGGTATGAAAAGTGGAAAACTTTTGATTGTGGATGTGGCATCAGCGGATATCGTAGAAGAGATTCCAGCCCACGAGAGCGAACTGTGGTCTATTGCCCTACTGCCTGATCAAAAGGGCTGCATCACTGGCAGCGGAGATAGTACACTGAAGATCTGGACCTTTGAATTAATCGACTCTGACCAGAACAAAGTGTTGTCCCTACTGCACAAAAATACCTTAAAACTTGAGGAGACGGTGTTGTGTGTGGGCGTTAGTCCAGATATGAAATATTTGGCTGTGGGGCTGCTAGACGCCACcgttaagatattttttttagacacCTTTAAATTTTACCTTTCGCTTTACGGACACAAGTTACCTGTTCTGTGCCTCGATATTTCTTATGACTCCAACCTCATCGTCACAGGATCAGCAGATAGGAACGTAAAAGTTTGGGGTCTGAATTTTGGCGACTGTCATCGATCCATTTTCGCCCACGACGATTCTGTAATGAGCTTGCAGTTTATACCAAAAACGCACATGTTCTTCACATGCGGAAAGGATGGCAAGGTGAAGCAGTGGGACGGTGACTCCTTCGAGAAGATTCTTACGCTGCCAGGCCACATTGGAGAGGCATATTGCTTGTCGGTTTCACCAAATGGACGGTATTTGGTCACCTGCGGCTCCGACCGTACTCTACGGATGTACGAACGCACGGACGAAACAATTGTACTGAAAGATGTCCAGGAAGAGGAACGAGAACAGCTGGAAAACGAACAGCTGGCCACGGGAGATGATAACAGTGTTCCTTTGCTTCCCGGATTGAAATTGCCATCCCGCAAGACCGTCGGTTCTGAACAATCAGCCGAGTCTATCCTTGAATGCCTTGAAATATCCAAGCAGTTCGAGCTGGAGTCTGAAGAAAAGCCTGATTTGCATCCTCTAATGCAGGCTCTGCAGGTAAAAAACCCGGTGGACTTTTTGGTTAGTACCTTAATGCGTATTCGAGCCTCTGATCTGGAGGAGGCGCTACTTCTGTTGCCATTTTCGACTGTCTGCGAGTTGCTGGAGCGCTTACCCACCTTGCTGACACAGAGGCACGACCAATTGGAGCTTCTCTGCCGCGttacaatatttctttttaaagtACACATGAAGCCTATCTCGGCGGCCAAGACCATGAAGCCTCTTCTGGTACAATTGCTCACCCTGCTCAAGCGGGATGTCACTAATCTTCGAGACACTCTGGGATGGAACCTGCACGGCCTGGCGCTGCTGCAGACGGAAGTCGAGCAACGGGAGAGTGTTCAGCTCTTCCGGGACGCCACACAAGCACGCAAAAAGCGGGATAAGAAGCGCCGAGAAGCCAGCAAGAGGCGACTCCAGATCCAAATGGTCTGA
- the LOC108130848 gene encoding uncharacterized protein, whose protein sequence is MSYPSASASQSTGTSDLDSESVEVLRERLSTMKRLMAERTAQQQNNPASTEEIFSTKRHRSAGIIDGNFLSFAFGGALLVIITVSVYAFYNLYHAILKKFPSRHEEL, encoded by the exons atgtcatATCCCAGTGCTTCCGCTTCCCAATCGACtg GTACCTCGGACCTTGACTCGGAATCCGTGGAAGTACTGCGGGAGCGCCTAAGCACCATGAAGCGGTTGATGGCCGAACGCACAGCCCAGCAGCAAAACAACCCGGCGTCCACGGAAGAGATATTCTCCACCAAACGTCACCGATCCGCCGGAATTATTGATGGAAACTTTCTGAGCTTTGCTTTTGGCGGAGCTCTGCTTGTGATTATTACGGTTTCGGTGTACGCCTTTTACAATCTCTACCACGCTATACTAAAGAAGTTCCCTTCGCGACACGAGGAGCTGTAA
- the eIF1A gene encoding eukaryotic translation initiation factor 1A, X-chromosomal codes for MPKNKGKGGKNRRRGKNENEFEKRELIFKEDQQEYAQVTKMLGNGRLEAMCFDGVKRLCHIRGKLRKKVWINQGDIILVGLRDYQDSKADVILKYTPDEARNLKTYGEFPESVRINETVTFVEDGFDEDIEFGDEISSEDDADSVDNI; via the exons ATGCCTAAGAATAAAGGAAAAGGTGGCAAAAATCGTCGTCGTGGTAAGAACGAGAACGAGTTCGAGAAGCGCGAGCTGATCTTCAAGGAGGACCAGCAGGAGTACGCGCAGGTGACCAAGATGCTGGGCAACGGTCGGTTGGAGGCAATGTGCTTTGATGGCGTCAAACGCCTGTGTCACATTCGGGGGAAACTTCGCAAGAAG gTGTGGATTAACCAAGGCGACATTATCTTGGTCGGATTGCGAGACTACCAGGACTCGAAGGCAGATGTGATCCTCAAATACACTCCGGACGAGGCCAGGAATCTGAAGACATACGGAGAATTCCCCGAGTCCGTTCGCATCAACGAGACAGTCACGTTCGTGGAGGACGGCTTCGACGAGGATATTGAGTTTGGCGACGAGATTAGTTCGGAGGACGATGCCGACTCCGTCGACAACATCTGA
- the LOC108130846 gene encoding chymotrypsinogen A has protein sequence MLLSYRCIYSVLLTTIASIMVVLSGSAHSGSMQLPTVRKCASGGGGGAAHTMAMNLAAYGLLENRISTLEAPRQTHWSKKFLAKREATPHSAPYVVSIQMMTPDQGLVHYCAGTVINEHWILTAAHCLSSPQAVENSVIVAGSHDIHDHTGEAASIQMRHIDYYVRHELYLGGVNPYDIALIYTKDALVFDEYVQPATLPEQDSQPDGYGTLYGWGNVSMTAVPNYPHRLQEANMPILDMTLCEQILARSGLQLHETNLCTGPLSGGVSICTADSGGPLIQQCCEEQFEQANIVIGIVSWGKMPCGQKNAPSVFVRVSAFTDWINQVISTATQIM, from the coding sequence ATGCTCTTATCCTACCGATGCATCTACTCAGTGCTTCTGACCACCATAGCCAGCATTATGGTCGTGCTCAGCGGCTCGGCACATTCCGGCTCCATGCAGCTCCCCACAGTTCGCAAATGTGCCAGCGGTGGAGGCGGTGGAGCAGCTCACACCATGGCCATGAATCTGGCGGCATACGGGCTGCTGGAGAACCGGATTAGCACTCTGGAAGCACCGCGGCAAACGCACTGGAGCAAGAAGTTCCTGGCCAAGCGGGAGGCAACTCCCCACTCGGCCCCCTACGTTGTCAGCATCCAGATGATGACGCCGGATCAGGGACTGGTACACTACTGTGCCGGCACTGTCATCAATGAGCACTGGATCCTGACGGCGGCCCACTGCCTCAGCTCCCCGCAAGCAGTTGAGAACTCGGTGATCGTGGCCGGCAGCCACGATATTCATGACCACACAGGAGAGGCGGCTAGCATTCAAATGCGCCACATTGACTACTATGTGCGGCACGAGCTCTACCTCGGCGGAGTAAATCCCTACGACATCGCCCTAATCTACACCAAGGACGCTCTGGTCTTTGACGAATACGTCCAGCCAGCGACACTGCCAGAGCAGGATTCCCAGCCAGATGGCTACGGAACACTCTACGGGTGGGGCAATGTCTCGATGACAGCGGTGCCCAACTATCCGCACAGGCTGCAAGAGGCCAACATGCCCATTCTGGACATGACCTTATGTGAGCAGATTTTGGCCCGCTCTGGATTGCAGCTGCACGAGACCAACCTGTGCACCGGTCCGCTGAGCGGAGGTGTCAGCATCTGCACCGCTGATTCCGGCGGTCCCCTGATTCAGCAGTGCTGCGAGGAGCAGTTTGAGCAGGCCAACATTGTCATCGGGATAGTGTCTTGGGGCAAAATGCCTTGCGGCCAGAAGAACGCGCCGTCGGTCTTTGTCCGAGTCTCCGCCTTTACAGACTGGATCAATCAGGTCATCAGCACGGCCACCCAGATTATGTAG